Proteins encoded within one genomic window of Hahella chejuensis KCTC 2396:
- a CDS encoding TRAP transporter substrate-binding protein, with amino-acid sequence MKRRYLFSLMGAGMLGMLLGGCSAEKEAAAPVAQQAPKQTIQWKLVTSWPKNFPGLGEAPERFAKEVERMSDGRLKVKVYGAGELVPALEVFDAVSQGTAEAGHAASYYWKGKIPAAQFFSTVPFGLNAQEINSWISYGGGLELWRELYEPFGVIPMLGGNTGVQMGGWFNKEINSLDDLKGLKMRIPGLGGEVLQRAGGTPVQLPGGEIFTALQTGAIDATEWVGPYNDLAFGLHKAAKYYYYPGWHEPGTSLEFTFNKKAFEALPKDLQAIVEVAARMTNQDMLDEYTARNNAALNELVNNHGVDVRRFPDDVLKELQDISRQTIQEIADKDPAVKRVYESYEKFRSNVWKYHEISERAYINARS; translated from the coding sequence ATGAAAAGACGCTATCTGTTTTCCCTGATGGGCGCAGGCATGTTGGGAATGCTTCTGGGCGGATGCTCCGCCGAGAAGGAAGCGGCGGCCCCGGTTGCCCAGCAGGCGCCCAAGCAAACCATTCAATGGAAGTTGGTGACTTCCTGGCCGAAAAACTTCCCTGGTCTGGGCGAAGCCCCAGAGCGTTTCGCTAAAGAAGTTGAGCGCATGAGCGACGGACGCCTAAAGGTCAAAGTCTATGGCGCTGGCGAACTGGTTCCTGCACTGGAGGTATTTGACGCCGTCTCTCAAGGCACTGCGGAAGCAGGCCATGCCGCATCATACTACTGGAAAGGCAAAATTCCCGCCGCACAGTTTTTCTCTACAGTTCCCTTTGGTTTGAATGCGCAGGAAATCAACTCATGGATCAGCTACGGCGGTGGCCTGGAGTTGTGGCGTGAATTGTATGAACCATTCGGCGTTATTCCTATGCTTGGCGGTAATACCGGTGTGCAGATGGGGGGCTGGTTCAACAAAGAGATCAACTCTCTGGATGACCTGAAAGGACTCAAGATGCGCATTCCTGGATTAGGCGGAGAAGTCTTGCAACGGGCTGGCGGTACGCCGGTGCAATTGCCGGGCGGCGAAATTTTCACCGCTTTGCAGACTGGCGCCATTGACGCCACAGAGTGGGTAGGCCCATACAATGATTTGGCGTTCGGTCTGCATAAAGCGGCCAAATACTATTATTATCCCGGCTGGCATGAGCCCGGCACTTCCTTGGAGTTCACGTTTAACAAGAAAGCGTTCGAAGCCTTGCCTAAAGATCTGCAAGCCATTGTGGAAGTGGCTGCGCGTATGACCAACCAGGATATGCTGGATGAATATACGGCGCGCAACAACGCGGCTCTGAATGAACTGGTGAACAACCATGGGGTGGACGTCCGCCGCTTTCCTGACGACGTGCTGAAGGAGCTGCAGGATATCTCCCGTCAGACAATTCAGGAGATTGCAGATAAAGATCCCGCAGTGAAAAGGGTTTATGAATCTTATGAGAAATTCCGCAGCAATGTGTGGAAATACCATGAGATCTCAGAAAGAGCGTATATCAACGCCAGGTCATAA
- a CDS encoding acyl-CoA thioesterase codes for MKASSSSAPNGELALRVIALDKDTNSNGDIYAGWLMSQMDLAAASMAGRIAKGRTATVSVKQLDFLSPVRVGAEVSCYARMVNIGTSSMHIEVEVWTRDNHQNTPRKVTEGVFVLVAIDDSGRIRAVPAGE; via the coding sequence ATGAAAGCTTCTAGTAGCTCAGCCCCCAACGGAGAACTGGCGCTTCGCGTCATTGCTCTCGATAAGGACACCAACTCCAACGGCGATATCTACGCTGGCTGGTTGATGTCGCAGATGGACCTGGCCGCAGCCAGCATGGCCGGTCGTATCGCCAAAGGCCGCACCGCGACCGTATCCGTCAAACAGTTAGATTTTCTGTCTCCGGTGAGAGTCGGCGCGGAAGTCAGTTGCTATGCGCGCATGGTTAATATCGGCACCAGCTCCATGCATATAGAAGTGGAGGTCTGGACCCGCGACAACCATCAAAATACGCCCCGCAAGGTAACGGAAGGCGTATTTGTTCTGGTGGCGATTGACGACTCCGGACGCATCCGCGCGGTGCCTGCCGGAGAGTGA
- a CDS encoding TRAP transporter large permease — protein MEYMSLIMFAVVCLVLLCGYPVAFSLAGTALAFAGIGAMAGVFDHSFLLATPSRLYGLMNNQTLLAVPLFVFMGCMLQKSKIAENLLESMAMLFRNVPGGLGISVAIVGMLLAASTGIVGATVVTMGLISLPTMLKSRYSKAVATGTICATGTLGQIIPPSIALVLLGDVLSSSYQQAQRDMGIFNPDTVSVGDLFVGALIPGLVLVLLYIIYLFVLALVKPDLMPAGEKLSKQEMHSRELSLLKDLTPPLALIIAVLGSILSGIATPTEAAGVGAFGAIILATYKRQISVSVLRDVCQQTTRVTCMVFMILIGATVFSLVFRAYGGDELIKEIFTSMPGGVFMAVLVVMLVIFLLGFILDFIEITFVVVPIVGPVLLAMGVDPIWLGIMIGLNLQTSFLTPPFGFSLFYLRGVAPSHVKTTDIYIGVAPFIVIQVLMLCLLAAWPSLATWLPEVVYGP, from the coding sequence ATGGAATATATGTCGCTGATCATGTTCGCGGTGGTCTGTCTGGTATTACTCTGTGGTTATCCCGTGGCCTTCTCCCTCGCCGGCACCGCCCTCGCCTTTGCAGGCATTGGGGCCATGGCCGGCGTTTTTGACCATAGCTTCTTACTGGCCACGCCCAGCCGCCTATATGGGTTAATGAATAACCAGACCTTATTGGCGGTGCCCTTGTTCGTGTTTATGGGCTGTATGCTGCAGAAGTCAAAGATCGCTGAAAATCTACTGGAAAGCATGGCCATGTTGTTCCGCAATGTTCCCGGCGGCCTGGGTATCTCTGTAGCCATCGTCGGTATGTTGCTGGCGGCCAGTACAGGCATCGTCGGCGCCACGGTAGTGACAATGGGCCTCATTTCCCTGCCGACCATGCTGAAAAGCAGATACAGCAAAGCGGTGGCCACCGGAACCATCTGCGCCACGGGCACTCTGGGCCAGATCATTCCTCCTTCGATCGCCCTGGTTTTGTTGGGAGATGTGTTATCCAGCTCCTATCAACAAGCACAACGGGATATGGGTATTTTCAACCCGGACACCGTCTCCGTGGGCGACCTTTTCGTCGGGGCGCTGATTCCAGGCCTGGTACTGGTTCTGTTGTACATCATTTATCTGTTTGTATTAGCGCTTGTTAAGCCAGACCTAATGCCCGCCGGCGAAAAGCTTAGCAAACAGGAAATGCACTCTCGTGAACTCTCTCTTCTGAAGGATCTGACGCCACCATTGGCGCTGATCATCGCGGTTCTGGGCTCAATCCTGTCAGGTATCGCCACGCCGACGGAAGCAGCTGGCGTCGGCGCATTTGGCGCTATTATCCTGGCGACCTATAAACGCCAGATTTCAGTTTCTGTATTAAGGGACGTTTGTCAGCAAACCACCCGCGTCACCTGTATGGTGTTTATGATACTGATTGGCGCTACTGTTTTTTCACTGGTGTTCCGCGCCTATGGCGGCGATGAACTGATCAAAGAGATTTTCACATCCATGCCCGGCGGCGTATTCATGGCGGTGCTGGTGGTGATGCTGGTTATTTTCCTATTGGGCTTTATTCTCGACTTTATCGAGATCACCTTCGTAGTCGTGCCGATCGTCGGCCCGGTATTGTTGGCAATGGGAGTCGACCCGATTTGGTTGGGTATTATGATCGGTTTAAATTTACAGACATCGTTCCTGACCCCGCCATTCGGATTTTCGCTGTTTTATTTACGCGGGGTCGCCCCAAGCCACGTGAAAACAACGGACATTTATATAGGCGTGGCACCTTTTATCGTCATCCAGGTATTAATGCTCTGTCTGCTGGCGGCCTGGCCGTCACTGGCCACCTGGTTGCCTGAGGTGGTTTACGGGCCGTAA
- a CDS encoding TRAP transporter small permease subunit translates to MTNGLTAVVRLIDAFTEKTGAIISWLNIGMVVGTVAVVLLRYVFNNSSIALQESVLYMHGFVFMIASAYTLKHDEHVRVDILYQRFSVRGKAIVNLLGTLLLLFPLLIYIGIESWPYIAQSWRIREISPETAGLPAVFILKSLILALVFVLGAQGTAEVLRNLCLIINPSHSNGQEEHD, encoded by the coding sequence ATGACTAACGGCCTCACTGCGGTTGTGAGACTCATTGACGCATTCACCGAGAAAACCGGCGCCATTATTTCCTGGCTCAATATCGGAATGGTAGTCGGAACTGTCGCCGTCGTCCTGCTCCGGTATGTCTTCAATAACAGTTCCATCGCCCTTCAGGAATCCGTGCTTTATATGCATGGCTTCGTATTCATGATTGCTTCCGCCTACACCCTGAAACACGATGAACATGTGAGAGTGGATATTCTCTATCAACGATTTTCCGTGCGCGGCAAAGCCATTGTGAACTTATTGGGAACGCTTCTTCTCTTATTCCCTCTGCTTATTTATATCGGCATAGAAAGCTGGCCATACATAGCGCAGAGCTGGCGTATTCGCGAAATTTCTCCTGAAACAGCCGGATTGCCTGCAGTCTTCATCCTCAAATCGCTGATTCTGGCGTTGGTATTTGTCCTTGGCGCCCAAGGAACTGCGGAAGTGCTGCGTAACCTCTGTCTGATAATCAACCCCAGCCATTCCAACGGACAAGAGGAGCACGACTAA
- a CDS encoding PstS family phosphate ABC transporter substrate-binding protein: MQLKKFFAAATVVAASFWAGAASADLDPKLSDYSKASGVSGNLSSVGSDTLANLMTLWAEEFKRNYPNVNIQIQAAGSSTAPPALTEGTSNMGPMSRKMKDKELEAFEKKFGYKPTAIPVAIDALAVFVHKDNPIKGMTMAQIDAVFSSTRKCGYSKDVTTWGDLGLTGSMANRSVQLFGRNSVSGTYGYFKEHALCKGDFKNNVNEQPGSASVVQGVSESVNGIGYSGIGYKTASVRLVPLAKKEGDKFVEASPATAITGEYPLSRFLYVYVNKAPNKDLDPIVGEFIKMIMSKQGQEVVVKDGYVPLPSSVTSKYLKELSL, from the coding sequence ATGCAATTAAAAAAATTTTTTGCGGCAGCCACAGTTGTTGCTGCTTCATTCTGGGCAGGCGCAGCTTCTGCGGATTTGGATCCGAAGCTGTCTGATTACAGTAAAGCAAGTGGTGTTTCCGGCAATCTATCCAGCGTAGGTTCCGATACTCTGGCCAACCTGATGACGCTGTGGGCCGAAGAGTTCAAGCGTAATTATCCAAACGTCAATATTCAGATCCAGGCTGCAGGCTCCTCCACTGCGCCTCCAGCGTTGACTGAAGGCACTTCCAACATGGGCCCGATGAGCCGCAAGATGAAAGACAAAGAGTTGGAAGCGTTCGAAAAGAAATTCGGCTACAAGCCAACCGCTATTCCTGTCGCGATCGACGCCCTGGCGGTGTTCGTCCACAAAGACAACCCTATTAAAGGCATGACCATGGCGCAAATCGACGCTGTGTTCTCCTCTACTCGCAAGTGCGGTTACAGCAAAGACGTCACTACTTGGGGCGATTTGGGGCTGACTGGCTCCATGGCTAACCGTTCCGTACAGTTGTTTGGTCGTAACTCTGTTTCCGGCACCTACGGTTACTTTAAAGAGCACGCACTGTGTAAAGGCGACTTCAAAAACAACGTTAACGAACAGCCTGGCTCTGCGTCAGTTGTTCAGGGCGTATCTGAATCCGTGAATGGCATTGGTTATTCCGGTATCGGCTACAAGACAGCCAGCGTGCGTCTGGTTCCTCTTGCCAAGAAAGAAGGCGACAAGTTTGTAGAAGCTTCGCCTGCAACGGCAATCACTGGCGAGTACCCACTGTCGCGCTTCTTGTACGTATACGTTAACAAGGCTCCAAACAAAGACCTGGACCCGATCGTTGGCGAATTCATCAAAATGATCATGTCCAAGCAAGGCCAGGAAGTGGTCGTGAAAGACGGTTATGTGCCTCTGCCTTCTTCCGTCACCAGCAAGTACCTGAAGGAGCTGTCACTGTAA
- a CDS encoding TIGR03545 family protein translates to MRALKFVGYIFVLLIVIVIAALFFIDIIAKFAIEEEGTKAVKAKVEVDSVDVRFFPLGASIYGLKVTNPQAPMTNAFEAELIDANLDWEPLLKSKVIVETAALEGMRFNTARSVTGAVPGLTPPPSQEPSLVDQFKEDMKLPAIDIPDPSELLARVDLKTVSMAKEMEASLSARKKAWKERIDALPNKETLESYKQRIKALKEAKNPLERLQAVAKVKDLQSDAKKDLQKIRDAKSDLEKEVAQLKADLAKVKAAPQEDMKRVMELAGLNPGAWEGLAKALFGDEVAKWANNAYMWYGRLQPYINGSGEEAQKSAPEPDTTDYSDGLPRFLVKTLSISGKLPIPQQDVPFSGKFNNLTDRADVWGKPAQLALQSQAQGVGKLDFKGVLDHVTAVAKDSFSFDLTDLPVTDIVFSDKEDFPVTLSKAIAAIAGKADITDGKLAMNVDAKFLEVQLANLLEGESAPLKKALLNALKNISQFDVNMLASGALQDPEVKITSSLDKILSQSVKGLIDEEKKKLSGKVQAKLNEIVSEKVGGLDSELNGLVDINALLQERIGDFSNLL, encoded by the coding sequence ATGCGCGCACTTAAGTTTGTTGGCTATATATTCGTTCTGTTGATCGTAATTGTTATAGCCGCTCTCTTTTTTATAGATATCATCGCCAAGTTTGCGATTGAAGAAGAAGGCACCAAAGCAGTAAAGGCCAAGGTTGAAGTGGATTCGGTGGATGTCCGTTTCTTTCCTCTTGGCGCCTCAATTTATGGTTTGAAGGTGACCAATCCTCAGGCGCCGATGACCAACGCATTTGAAGCGGAACTGATCGACGCCAATCTGGACTGGGAACCACTGTTAAAGTCCAAAGTGATTGTGGAAACCGCTGCGTTGGAAGGCATGCGCTTTAATACAGCGCGCTCCGTTACCGGCGCTGTACCAGGATTGACGCCTCCTCCCAGCCAGGAGCCTTCGCTGGTTGATCAGTTCAAAGAAGATATGAAGCTGCCGGCCATTGATATTCCAGATCCAAGTGAGCTGCTGGCCAGAGTGGATCTTAAGACCGTGAGTATGGCCAAGGAGATGGAGGCTTCTCTGTCTGCGCGCAAGAAAGCCTGGAAAGAACGCATCGACGCTCTGCCTAACAAAGAAACCCTGGAAAGCTACAAGCAGCGTATCAAAGCGCTGAAAGAGGCGAAAAATCCTCTCGAAAGGCTGCAGGCCGTCGCCAAAGTGAAAGACTTGCAGAGCGACGCCAAGAAAGACTTACAGAAAATCCGCGACGCCAAGTCTGATCTGGAGAAAGAAGTCGCTCAGTTAAAAGCGGATCTGGCTAAAGTAAAAGCAGCCCCGCAAGAAGATATGAAGCGCGTGATGGAACTGGCTGGTTTGAATCCGGGCGCCTGGGAAGGTTTGGCGAAAGCCTTGTTCGGCGATGAAGTGGCGAAATGGGCGAACAACGCCTACATGTGGTACGGTCGCTTGCAACCCTACATCAATGGTTCTGGTGAGGAAGCGCAGAAGTCCGCCCCCGAGCCTGATACGACGGACTACAGCGACGGCTTGCCGCGTTTCCTGGTGAAGACGTTGAGCATCAGCGGTAAGTTGCCGATTCCGCAGCAGGATGTGCCATTCTCCGGTAAGTTCAACAACTTGACGGATCGCGCCGATGTTTGGGGCAAGCCTGCGCAATTGGCCCTGCAAAGCCAGGCGCAGGGCGTTGGCAAGCTGGACTTCAAGGGCGTCCTTGATCATGTCACCGCTGTCGCTAAGGATTCTTTCTCCTTCGACCTGACGGATCTGCCCGTCACTGATATTGTTTTCTCCGATAAAGAAGATTTCCCCGTCACCTTGAGCAAAGCGATCGCCGCGATAGCAGGCAAGGCGGATATCACTGACGGCAAGTTGGCGATGAATGTCGACGCCAAATTCCTGGAAGTGCAACTGGCCAACCTGTTGGAAGGAGAGAGCGCTCCGCTGAAGAAGGCGCTGCTGAATGCATTGAAGAATATTTCTCAGTTCGATGTGAATATGCTGGCCTCCGGCGCGCTGCAGGACCCTGAAGTGAAAATCACTTCCAGTCTGGACAAAATATTGTCGCAGAGCGTGAAAGGGCTGATCGACGAGGAGAAGAAAAAGCTTTCCGGCAAGGTGCAGGCGAAACTGAATGAGATCGTCAGTGAGAAAGTCGGCGGGCTGGACAGTGAGTTGAATGGATTGGTGGATATCAACGCGCTGTTGCAAGAACGCATCGGCGACTTTTCCAACCTGTTGTAA
- a CDS encoding ABC transporter permease subunit codes for MNEAVSVKAPEIDFNTPQLKRHRSIRTLKDKMAKGFIAAGGVSVIVAVTLIFFYLLYEVAPIFKSASVDAIASYDAPGEKGATLLLGMEEQAEKGLRLNDNGNVAFFNLKDGSVDSATRLPIPDSATLTGVNEGAPGSNTVVAGVSDGSVVIFKHTYKITWPNNVRVITPSLEFPYGESPMALDPSGAALTHVAVRDNNDYLLVVGANASNKLFASFYEKEANFLTGDVTLEESTVTMPSVNGDIVSIQISPDTRWLYIATKSGKLDMYDISNKQSPDLIARVDAVASGSQITDMRFLLGGYSLLIANNRGEIRQWFPVRDTENQYHLQHVRSFQAGKAAIAKIAVEPRRKGFLVATAQGEAAIFNTTAERNLLQAQIVDSDVKHLSIAPRANFMLLQSQDDRLHFWSIDNEHPDVSWSALWNEVWYEGYAEPDYVWQSSAASNDFEPKYSLTPLVFGTIKAAFYAMLIAIPLAICGALYTAHFMSPTLRRKVKPAIELMEALPTVILGFLAGLFFAPFMESHMPGVFTLLVLTPIAILVFSFAWVNMPQSVRLIVPEGWEPLLLLPVICFIGWLSFAISPAVEVALFAGNMPLWLKENLGLDYDQRNALVVGAAMGFAVIPTIFSITEDAVFSVPKHLTYGSLALGATQWQTMIRVVLPTASPGIFSALMIGLGRAVGETMIVLMATGNTPIMDMNIFEGMRTLAANIAVEMPESEVGSSHFRILFLAAFVLFLFTFLVNTVAEFVRQRLRAKYSVI; via the coding sequence ATGAATGAGGCGGTATCTGTCAAAGCCCCAGAGATAGACTTCAATACCCCCCAGCTCAAGCGCCACCGCAGTATCCGAACCCTGAAAGACAAAATGGCGAAAGGGTTTATAGCCGCCGGCGGCGTGAGCGTCATTGTTGCAGTCACCCTGATCTTCTTTTACTTACTGTATGAAGTGGCGCCGATTTTTAAATCCGCGTCCGTAGATGCTATCGCCAGCTATGACGCTCCCGGCGAGAAGGGCGCAACCCTGTTGCTGGGCATGGAAGAGCAGGCCGAGAAGGGGCTGAGGCTGAATGATAATGGCAATGTCGCCTTCTTTAATTTAAAAGACGGCTCTGTCGATTCCGCTACCCGACTGCCTATTCCAGATAGCGCGACGCTGACCGGCGTCAACGAAGGCGCGCCAGGCTCCAACACTGTGGTGGCTGGCGTGAGTGACGGCAGCGTCGTTATCTTTAAACACACATACAAGATCACCTGGCCGAACAATGTCCGGGTGATCACGCCATCCCTGGAGTTTCCTTATGGCGAGTCTCCGATGGCGTTGGATCCTTCCGGGGCGGCGCTGACTCATGTGGCGGTGCGTGATAATAATGATTATCTGCTGGTCGTGGGCGCCAATGCCTCCAACAAGCTGTTCGCCAGCTTTTATGAGAAAGAAGCGAACTTCCTGACTGGCGACGTGACGCTGGAAGAATCAACCGTCACCATGCCTTCAGTGAATGGCGATATCGTTTCCATTCAGATCAGTCCGGACACCCGTTGGCTGTATATCGCCACCAAGAGCGGCAAGCTGGACATGTACGACATTTCCAACAAGCAGTCGCCGGATCTGATCGCTCGCGTCGACGCTGTGGCGTCAGGCTCCCAGATTACTGACATGCGCTTTCTGCTGGGCGGCTATTCCTTGTTGATTGCCAACAACCGTGGCGAAATTCGTCAGTGGTTCCCAGTCCGCGACACTGAAAACCAGTATCACTTGCAGCATGTGCGCAGCTTCCAGGCGGGCAAGGCGGCAATCGCCAAGATCGCAGTGGAGCCAAGACGGAAAGGTTTTCTGGTCGCTACCGCTCAGGGCGAAGCGGCGATTTTCAACACCACTGCTGAGCGCAATCTGCTGCAGGCGCAGATCGTTGACAGCGACGTCAAGCATCTGTCGATTGCGCCCAGAGCTAACTTCATGCTGCTGCAGTCGCAAGATGACCGCCTGCATTTCTGGAGCATCGACAATGAACACCCGGACGTGTCCTGGTCCGCGCTTTGGAACGAAGTGTGGTATGAGGGCTATGCCGAGCCAGACTATGTTTGGCAGTCTTCCGCCGCCAGTAATGATTTTGAACCCAAGTACAGTCTGACGCCTCTGGTATTCGGCACGATCAAAGCGGCGTTCTACGCCATGTTGATCGCAATTCCTCTGGCGATCTGCGGCGCCTTGTATACCGCTCATTTCATGTCGCCGACTTTGCGTCGGAAAGTGAAGCCGGCGATTGAGCTGATGGAAGCATTGCCGACGGTCATTTTGGGCTTCCTGGCGGGGCTGTTTTTCGCTCCCTTTATGGAATCGCACATGCCGGGCGTATTTACGCTGTTGGTGTTGACTCCCATCGCGATTCTTGTGTTCAGCTTCGCATGGGTCAACATGCCGCAATCCGTACGCTTGATAGTGCCGGAAGGCTGGGAGCCATTGTTGCTGTTGCCGGTTATTTGCTTCATCGGCTGGCTCAGCTTTGCGATCAGCCCTGCTGTAGAAGTCGCTTTGTTCGCCGGCAATATGCCTCTTTGGCTGAAAGAAAACCTGGGCCTCGATTATGACCAGCGCAACGCGCTTGTGGTTGGCGCGGCGATGGGCTTTGCGGTGATTCCCACTATTTTCTCCATTACCGAAGACGCCGTATTCAGCGTGCCCAAGCATCTGACCTACGGATCATTGGCGCTGGGCGCAACACAATGGCAAACCATGATTCGCGTTGTGCTGCCTACCGCCAGCCCGGGCATTTTCTCCGCATTGATGATCGGTCTGGGACGCGCTGTCGGTGAAACCATGATCGTACTGATGGCGACAGGCAACACGCCGATTATGGATATGAATATTTTTGAGGGCATGCGTACGCTGGCCGCTAACATTGCGGTGGAAATGCCAGAATCTGAAGTTGGCAGCTCGCACTTCCGGATTCTGTTCCTGGCGGCGTTCGTGTTGTTCCTGTTCACTTTCCTGGTGAACACTGTGGCTGAATTCGTGCGCCAGCGTCTGCGGGCCAAGTACAGCGTGATCTAA
- the pstA gene encoding phosphate ABC transporter permease PstA, with protein MRVSLKTWFNKGDPWIWINAGAVSISLVMVFGLLLLIGVRGLAHFWPHSLMETDYLGENDKTTLLIGEIVETEEVPAEQLHAAGVQVPPGVDYMRRDLIKTGNRDLLGSDFRWVLADRMRDVRYPKELMALERREWGNFYGYLVSVKENGSVVASGAGAWDELQSRIDRALSLHDRIYDIEKQQIGKVNYSLERLRLKERRLELDGRKTPEAMAEIEAERAEQHATYEALQKDLDELYQEIKRDALVARAMNGKELEISLSKVVRAFQPNQMGVVEKVGFYFAKIWEFISDDPREANTEGGIFPAIYGTVLMVIIMSVLVTPLGVIAAVYLREYAHQGALTRIIRIAVNNLAGVPSIVYGVFGLGFFIYFLGSGIDEHFFPEALPSPTFGAPGLLWASITLAILTLPVVIVATEEGLARIPRSIREGSLALGATKAETLWRVVLPMASPAMMTGVILAIARAAGEVAPLMLVGVVKLAPSLPLDGNYPYLHLDQKFMHLGFHIYDVGFQSPNVEAARPLVYATALLLVAVIALLNLSAVAIRNRLREKYKALEM; from the coding sequence ATGCGCGTTTCACTGAAAACCTGGTTTAACAAAGGCGATCCCTGGATCTGGATTAACGCCGGCGCCGTATCGATCAGTCTGGTGATGGTGTTCGGTCTGCTGCTGCTGATTGGCGTGCGCGGCTTGGCCCACTTTTGGCCTCATAGCCTGATGGAAACGGATTATCTTGGCGAAAACGATAAAACCACGCTGTTGATCGGCGAGATCGTTGAAACGGAAGAAGTGCCGGCGGAGCAATTACACGCCGCAGGCGTGCAGGTGCCGCCGGGTGTGGATTATATGCGCCGGGACCTGATCAAGACCGGCAACAGGGACCTGCTCGGCTCCGACTTTCGTTGGGTGCTGGCGGACCGCATGCGCGACGTGCGCTATCCCAAAGAGTTGATGGCGCTGGAGCGTCGAGAGTGGGGTAATTTCTACGGTTATTTGGTGTCCGTCAAAGAAAATGGCTCGGTAGTAGCCTCTGGGGCCGGCGCTTGGGATGAGTTACAGTCCCGCATTGATCGCGCCCTGTCGTTGCACGACCGTATCTATGACATCGAAAAGCAGCAGATTGGTAAGGTGAACTATTCGCTGGAGCGTCTGCGTCTGAAGGAACGCCGCTTGGAGCTGGATGGCCGCAAGACGCCGGAAGCTATGGCGGAGATTGAAGCTGAGCGCGCGGAACAGCACGCTACGTATGAAGCGCTGCAGAAAGATCTGGACGAGCTGTATCAGGAAATCAAACGCGATGCCCTGGTGGCTCGCGCGATGAACGGTAAAGAGTTGGAAATCTCCCTGTCCAAAGTGGTGCGCGCCTTTCAGCCGAACCAGATGGGAGTAGTGGAAAAGGTTGGATTCTATTTCGCCAAGATCTGGGAATTCATTAGCGATGATCCGCGTGAAGCGAATACTGAGGGCGGCATCTTCCCGGCTATTTACGGCACGGTATTGATGGTGATCATTATGTCCGTGCTGGTGACGCCACTGGGTGTGATTGCCGCCGTTTACCTCCGGGAATATGCGCATCAAGGCGCGCTGACGCGCATCATCCGCATCGCGGTCAATAACTTGGCGGGAGTTCCCTCCATTGTGTACGGCGTATTTGGTCTGGGCTTCTTTATCTATTTCCTCGGTAGCGGTATTGACGAACACTTCTTTCCTGAAGCGCTGCCTTCGCCGACCTTTGGCGCTCCCGGACTGTTGTGGGCGTCGATCACTCTGGCGATTCTGACTTTGCCAGTCGTCATCGTCGCCACGGAGGAGGGCCTCGCCCGTATTCCCCGTTCGATTCGCGAAGGCAGCCTGGCGTTGGGTGCCACCAAGGCGGAAACGCTGTGGCGGGTTGTCCTGCCAATGGCCAGCCCGGCCATGATGACCGGTGTGATTCTCGCGATAGCGCGCGCCGCTGGGGAAGTCGCACCTTTGATGTTGGTAGGGGTGGTTAAGCTGGCTCCGTCGCTGCCGCTGGATGGTAATTATCCTTATCTGCACCTGGATCAAAAATTTATGCACCTGGGCTTCCATATCTACGACGTCGGTTTCCAAAGCCCCAACGTAGAGGCGGCGCGCCCACTGGTTTATGCGACGGCCCTGTTGCTGGTGGCGGTGATCGCATTACTTAACCTGAGTGCGGTGGCGATTCGTAACCGCCTGCGTGAAAAGTACAAAGCCCTTGAGATGTAA